The genomic segment CCACGTCTCCCGGAGCGTGGAGGGGCTGACAGAGAACGCACATGGCCCGCTGTGAATGGTCGCTGTGCGCAGCATAGATGAGGTAGGGGCCCAGCAGCAGGTGTCGGTAGTACCGGCGGGCGCTGTCAATTCTTGGTATCCAGCGGGCCCGCTCTCCCGGACTTCGGCAGCCGTCCGGTTCAGCCGGGGAGAGCTGATCGAACCAGAACAGCGCCAGCCACGCCCACAAACCGGCGTCGCGCTCCGGCTCGCGCAGGCCGGACCCGGAGAGCCGCTGGTACAGGTACTGCGCAAGCTCGAACCGGCGCGGAAACGACCGGCGCTCCACCTCAATCCGGACCTCGAGGGCGTCGGACGTCGCCGGATCAGTCAGAAGCGACTCCGGGTACGGCTCCGTCGTTTGGGTGGTGAGCGAGTCAAGAAAAGCCTCCATGCGCCGAATGCCTTCCTCGTTCAGGCGGCGCAGTTCCATCTTTACTCCTCCTCCCTGTACCATTCCCGGAACCGTCCGGCTATCTGAGCCTTGCGGCAGAAGGCAGCGACCGCATCATCGATCCATCGTTCCACCTCACCGTCCTCGGAACGCGGTGGTGCCCCCGCCGCGCCCGGCAGCCCAGCGGCGAATCGCAGCCACTGAGTCCGCCAGTCTTCCACGTCGTCCAAGTCAGTGTGTTTCTCAACGAGCACGATATGCTTCAGAATCGAACGGAAAATCTCGGGCAGTGCGAGCGTCACGAACTCCCGCGTGCCGGGCAGCGAACGCCAGTCCGGGACGAGATGACGGCTTACCTTGAGAACCGGCGGGCCTGATTCGTCGAACTCCAGTCGCCAGACTTCGTCCCGGAAATCGCCCTGGTCGATAGCCAGAAGCGAGCGTTTCTCACGCTCCTTCACCGCACGCGGGCGAATGCCGTCCGCATGCGCGAAAATCCGCGCGGGGCGGTTTCCGCCCGCGGCGCTGGGGACCTCTACAACTTTCACACGGAACAGAACGCCCTCGGTCGACCCGAAGGCGCTCAGCCGCCGATCCGGCGGTGGCCGGAGTTCTCCGACTGTGCCGAAGTCGAACCGCTGCCAGGCTGTCTGCCGGTATGCCTCGATGAACACCCGGGCATCGGAGGGCAGCCGATACCGCGCCAGCGAAAGCGTCGCATCAACGGAAGGCACTTCGTCGCCGTTGGTCTGGATCCGGATCCCGATATCGTCGCGACGGATACGACGACGCCCTGTGTAGTTCAGTCGTCTGATCATCGCGCGGCCCCCGTCGCACCTTCGGTCAGGGGAGTGTCAGTTTCTTCGCCCTCTGGGAAGTTTACTCGGACATACAGATCGCGGTTCTGGTCAAAGCCTGTGACTTCGATCCGGAAGTCCTCGCCCGTCAGCCGCACCTGCAACTGATTGGCCGAAACCGTGACCTGCTCCGCGCTCTCCAGGACAATCTCGATCGGCGGCTCAGCGAGATCGAAGTCAGCGGGGTGATACTTCTTCAGCGGGCTCCCCCGCGTCGTGTCGTAGGCCACTCGCACGTCAAGCGCTGTCGGCAGCGGCGCAGCCCCGGGGTTGTCGCGCACGATGCGGAACCCGCCAGGAGCGTGTTCAATCCGGTACGGCTGCGGTCGGCCCTGCGGCTGTGGCGGGACAGGTCGCTCGACTTCACGGCCTTCGTCCGTGCCGCCGTCTTCCTCGGGCAGCCCTTCATCCAGCGGAGGTGTCGGAAAGAAATCGGCCAGGGTGAGCCAGTCCCGTTCCTGGCGCGCCCGGCTAAGAATGTCAAGGATCTCGGCGGGCGCGGTACTGACAAAGTTGATTACCTCTTTTCCGTTTTCATATTTGTGCCTGAAGTTTCTCGAATCCGGCGACCAATGCGTGTGAGCCGGTGTCTCCGCATCACCGAGCATCGATGAAAGGCTTTCATCGTCGATCACAACCAGTGCGTGAACGCTGTGCCCTTTTACGCGCCTTTTCCGTACCTTGGGTATGATGAGTCCGCCCCGGACGAAGACAGGCGGGTATCCCTGTCCGTCCCGGTCGAGACGGACATACACGAGAAAGTTTGAATCTCGCACGGTTCCGCGACGCTCCCGGACAACGAGAGGAATGCGGAAGACAAGCAGTTCGCTCCGCTGATAGCACCTGGCCAGCTCTTCCAAGCTGCCCTCCCGGAAGATTGAATCCGTCCATCGCGGCGGCTCGTCGGGCCGTAGCAGCGTCATGATCCGGGACTCGGGCGAGGTCTGGGCATCAATGGCAAACTGAATCAGAGATCGCAGTTCGCTTCCGAGGCCCGCACGATCCTCTTCGGCGGCGCAGCCGAGAAGCGTGTCGGGGTCGAGCCGCACAGCTCCGCCTTCCGGAGAGTTGATCGCGACGGTGAGCCTTCCGGTGAGGATCGGCCAGAAGTATTCCCGGACGACCGCCGAACGGATCGCCTCCACCGTGATCTCGTCATCAACGTACGGGAGCACGACGGACAGGCCGGGGTTATCCGGGGCACGGGCGATGCGGAAATCGCGGCGGAACTGAGCGAGCGTGCCGGCATCTTCCACCGGCAGAATAAAATCGTCCGCCTCGACCAGACCGAATCGGCCGTAGGGCTGGTATTCGTCGCCGTTGACCTTGTGCGTGAGAAGAAAACAGCGACCGATCAGGTGGGTGGCGCGATCGCTGTTTCGTACGGACAGCGCCAGAAAGCTGTTGATCCGGCTCGCACGGTTGAACACGCTCTTGCCGACGCCCCATCGTCCGCCTTCCTGGCCCGCCTTGCCGGACAGACCATTCGCCCGGAAAAACGCGAAGAAGTCATCCCGCTCATCCTCGTCCGGCGTGGTGCCGCGACGCGGATCGCCTTCGAGGCCGCGGGTGCCGAAATCCTCGACGACCGCGAAGCGGCATGCCTGCGGGCAGGGCGGGACATCGCGCAGACCGCTGCGCCGCGCCCGCAGGTGCGGCCAGAGGCCGGCGAACCAATGTCGGGCACGGTCGGTGGCCAGACCTTCGCCGGAAGACAGGTAGAATCGCACATCAACGGGGCCGCTGCCCACCCGGGCATCCAGCGAGTTCTGGATCGCCTCACGCACGAGCGATGCGGCCGGCCCCCTGCGGCGCTCATCGGGATCGGCGGCTTCGTCGAAGAACTCCCCCTGAATGGGGTCGGCGACCTCGTCGGATCGTTCGCGCCGCTTGAAGTGCCAGCCCGGATTGAACATCAGTAATCTCCCGTCACGAAGCCACTTTCGAAAAACGCATGTCAGCCCGGCTCTCCATGCCGCGACCGTAAGGGAGCGGCTTCTCCATGATCGCGCGACAGGAACGCGGGTTCGCGAATCGAACACGCCTGCTCACGCGCGCGGCGCGGATCATTCGCGCAACCGTAGGACACGAACTCCAGTCCCCACGACCAGCCTCCGCCGTCCGGCGTGGTGAGAAACCCCCGTCTGTCGAACCGCGTCCGCCACTGCTGGCCGAGGTTGCGCGCCCGCCAACCGCCCTCGACGGCGAAGGCCTCATGCCGCTTCGTCTCATACGCCGCGCGGATGCCCGACCAGGCCGCGGCGCTCTGCCCCTGCGGCACACGGCCGTCAAATGGCCCGTCATCGGCTGGCCCGGTCGCCGTGCTGGCGTTGGCCATCAATAGGGCAAGGGTCAGGGAAACAACAAAAGACCGACGAGTCGAAAGGATGCGTCCACGTCGCAAGGCAGTCCTCCGGAGAATAGAGGCGACCGTCAGGCGATGAAACGATGGATCGTCCAGGTTCACGGCGCCTGAACGGCCATCACGATAACCGAAGAGGGTGGTCGAACTCAAGCGGAAGCCCCGTCTTGACAGGAGCCGGGCACCGCGAGCCGCCGTGTCGCTACAGCGACCCATATCGCCGGACGCTGCGGATTCACACCAAGCATGTGGCCACGGACCCTTGACACGCCGCGTGCCGCTTTGCGGCATCGGTCGCAGAGCGACCGCCGGGCTTCGCCCGAAGCGGCGAGTCAAGGGCGGAGGGCTGAGACGTGACGAGCGAGAGCGATAACGGCTGGCCATTGACACGCGGCTCAGGCAAAAGGAGCGAGCCGATCTCGCGGAAAGCGCTGAATCAGCAATTCAATCGTTTTGCGGCGCGTCCGGCCGAGTTTCAAGGAACGCTCCTTTTGCCTGGCCTGATCCGGCGTCTGGAACTCCTCAAACCAAACCAGCTCCACCGGAAGGCGCGGCTTCGTCGCCCGGACTTGGCCCGCTCGGTGCAGAGCCAGACGCCGGATCAGATCGTTCGTGCTGCCGTAGTAATACCGCCCGTCATGGCAGCGCAGGATGTATGCGTAGGCGGGCATGGTCACAGATAGGAAGGCACGAACGATGCCGCGTGTCAATGGCTGGCCGGAATACAAGAAGGCTGTGCTCTGGCGACTGGACGACCTGGACAAGCGGATCAGCGCCATCGACCGCAAGCTGTGGGGCGTGATGGCCGGCGTGGTCTTTGTCGGACTGAAGGCGGTCTTTGACATCATCGTGAAGTGACGCATGAGCACGATCCTCGACATCTCCGACGCCGTGACCAGCAGCCTGAATGCCGGGCCGTTCGACCCGGCGCTGAACGCCGAGCGGCGCTATCAGCCGGCCTTCGACCTGGCGGACCTGGCGGCGCTGAAGGTCAGCGTGGTGCCCAAGTCGGTGACGATCAGCAACGCCACGCGGACGGACGGCTATTTCGACTGCGCCGTTGATATCGGCGTGCAGAAGAAGATTACGGACGACGCGGAGATTGATGCGCTGGTGAACCTTATTGAAGAAATCGCCGACCACCTGCGGCAGAAGCGTTTAGACGATGCGCCCGAGGCGGCGTTCGTCTCGATTGCCAATGAGCCGGTGTTCGCCCCCGAGCACCTGGATACTCAACGGGTGTTCACCAGCGTCCTGACCGTGACGTATCGGGTGCGGAGGTGAGCGACCGTGGCCCCGGTCTTCATCCGCTCGATCACGTTGTCGTCCACATGGCAGAAGCTGGCGGCCACGCGGACTGTGCTGACCGCCGCGATCACCACGGCCTCGACCAATGCGCAGAACGCGCAGTTCCGCGTGGATGGCGGCCCCACGGTGCTCTGGCCGGCCGGCGTGTCGGCCACGCTGATCGGCGTGGACCTGTCGCGGATCGAGGTCAAGGGCACGTCGCCGGACTCGGTGCTGGTGACCGGCGGAGTATCGCGGAATGTGATCAGGCTGCCGCCCCCGCCGGGCGGCGGCGGGTCGGACGCGTTCTTCGGGATGGGTTTCTGAGCGGGATGCGGCGATGCGCAACATCTTCATGAAGTCGTACACCATCTCGGCCAACTGGCAGAAGCTGGCCGACACGCGGACCGTGCTGGTCGCCACGCTCATCGCCAGCCCGCTGAACGCCGGGGCGCTCCAGGTGCGGGTGGATGGCGGCCCGACGTCGCTGTGGTCCAAGGGCGTGTCGGCGACGTTGTTCGGCGTGGACATCTCGCGGATCGAGGTCAAGGGCAACGCCGGCGACATGGCGCTGGTGGTGGGAACGGGATAGTCGCACGGAGGTGACGCATGGCGATCAAGCTGGGCATGGATGCCCGACTGAACTACAAGGCCGGCGGCCAGGGGGGCGGCGGGGCCTGGACGGAACTGGCCAATGTCAAGGACGTGACGCTGAGCCTCGAAACGGGCGAGGCCGACGTCACCACCCGCGCCAATTCCGGCTGGCGGGCGATTGTCGCCACGCTGAAAGAGGCATCCGTCGAGTTCGAGATGGTCTGGGACACGGCCGACGCCGGGTTCACCCGTCAGAAGCGAGTGCCGTTCACGTGGGGACGGGACGCGATTCGGGAGCGAGCGTAGATGCCCATGCCGATGAGCCCTAGGGCAAGTCCAGCCGATAGAACTTCGCTCTTAGGACTAGCGGGAGCGTAGCCCAGGTGGGCGAAGACCCTTCATGCGTCATCACGTTTCTAAGGCTCCTCGTGTCTTGCACGAGCGCAATTTCGGATGCGTCCTTTTCCGTAAAGATACCGCACTCTTCGCATGCGATGAGAAGATCAAGATTAGATTTGAGGGCGTCCGGCTTGTTCTCTCTCTCGATTGCCGTCAGCACGGCACTTCGGATTTCGCTTCGCGGTATTCCATGCCGCACGGCTTGACGGACGACCCACCCGCGATCAAGAATCTTGCTGCCTGATTTCAGATATGCGATGAGGTTGGCGGGCGGCGTTTGAAGCTGAATCTTCTCGGCAAGCGTCCTTAAGAATCGGGTTCGTGGATCGTCTTCTTTCAATGTCTCGGCGGTGCGTTGTATCCACTCCGCGAATGCCGCATCTCCCAGGGTCGCGAGCGACTCCATTGCCGGATGCAGCCGCTCGCCTTTCCATGCCTCGGCCACTTCATGGAGAAGCGCCTTGCGGCCTTTCTGGTCGGCCACGTAGACAATCAGCACACAGGCTTCGTTGACAACCGTATCATTCGCTGCGTTCCGGATGACGCGCAGGAGATAATCCTGGATTAGCGCGTTGTCCTTGGCGAGATGGATCATAGCGCGAAGCGCGATTACCCCTATGGACGGATCAACGCCATCGCGGGAAGCGATAGCCCGTAATCTGTTGGTGACAGCATTCGCCTCCGTTCCCGATCGCACGCAGTCCATGCTTGAGTTGATGTACGCGAGGTCCTCATTCGGGTCTGGACGGTCATCGCTGAACGCGATTTGAGCTTGAGACACGGTCCCTGCTGCGAACAGAAGGGCGAGACAGGCTCGGAGCGGTTGTTTGGTTCTTTCGGTGGTCATGGCGGTAGGCACCCCTGATTTAGGTTACGAATCTGCTGTTGCACCGTGGTCGGGACCTGTGCCGGCCTCTTTCCATTATAGACGCCCTGACAAGGGCCGGCGAGCAATATATCGCCACCAATGCAGAGATTCTGTGGACAAGGATTCGCGGGTGTTGCACTCGGATGTGCGGCATCCCCTAGGCGTTGTAACCAATGGCAGACAACCTCATGAGTAAGCGTCTTGCGATCCCGAATCTGGTTGGGGTCGGTCGGGTTTGTGCAACTCGTGAGGGCGAGATCGTTGATAAAGACGAAATCCGGAATGCCCATCTGGTTCGGCGGTATCGTCGCCCCCGCCAAACTGAACAAGCCCACCGAGGCCCCGCGCGTGTTGGAGCATGGCGGCACGACCACCGTCACGAAGTTCACGCGCGGCCGGCTCCGCAAGCGCCGCGTCCGAGTCAGGGCAAGGCCCTTCATGGGGCCTGCCCTCGAGAAGGAGCGCCCGAAACTGTCGAGACTCTGGGCCGGAAGCGTGCGGGGAGGGTAGGTGAGTGGCCAACACGCAGGGCATCCGCGCCGGTCGGGCGTTCATCGAACTCGGCGTGAGCGACAAGCTCACCAAGGGCCTGCGTGCTGCGCAGAAGCGGCTCGAAGCCTTCGGCGCGGGCCTGCGTTCCATCGGCACGCGAATGACCGCCCTCGGCGCGGGCATCCTCGCGCCCCTGGCCGCCAGCGCGAAGACGTTCGCCAACATGGGCGACAGTCTCGACGAGATGTCGGCGCGGACCGGCGTCAGCGTCGAAGCCCTGTCGGAGTTGGGGCTGGCCGCCGAGCTGTCCGGCGCGGACTTGGAGACGCTGTAGATCGGCCTGCGCAAGATGCAGAAGGCCATCACCGAGGCCGCCGGCGGATCGAAGAGCGCCATCGACGCCCTCGCCCAGCTCGGCCTGAACGTGCAGGACCTGGTCAATCTCTCCCCCGAGCAGCAATTCAAGCTGATCGCCGACCGGATCAGCAAGATCGAGGACCCCATGCGCAAGGCGGCGCTGGCGATGGAGATCTTCGGCAAGAGCGGCACGCGCCTGCTGCCCATGATCCAGGATGGCGCGAAGGGACTCGAGGCGTTCCAGGAACAGGCCCGGCGATTGGGCCTGACCATTTCCACCCAGACGGCCAAGGATGCGGCGCTGCTGGCAGACAGCCTGGACATCTTGTGGCGCGTCTTGAAGCAAGGCGTCTTCATCATCGGCTCGGCGCTGGCCGGGACGGTCCGCGACCTGGCCAACGCCGTCACGCGGACGGTGGTCACCATCACCAACTGGATCAAGCAGAACCGCGAGTTGGTGGTCTGGGTCGCCAAGGTTGCGGCGGTTGTCGCCGTCGCCGGCGTGACGCTGATAGCTCTGGGCTACCTCGTCTCCGGCATCGCGGCGGCATTCGGCACGCTGGCGGCAATTGCCTCAGGCGTGGCACCGTGCTGGGCGTTGTCGGCTCGGTGCTGGCGGCGATGGTGTCACCCATCGGGCTGGTCATCACCGCCGCCGTAGCCTTGGGCGGAACACTGCTGGTCGTCTCCGGCGCTGGCGCGGATGCGCTGGCGTGGCTGGGCGAGCAATTCCGTTCCCTGCGGGACACGGTCATGAAGGTCGTCGGTGGGATTGCAGACGCCCTGGCCGCCGGCGACATCGCCCTGGCCGCGCAGATCCTCTGGCTCTCGCTGAAACTCGCCTGGCAACAGGGCGTGGCGGCGCTGAACCGCGTGTGGCTGGAGGCCAAGCGGTTCTTCATCTCCACCGCGCAGAAGATGTGGTTCGGCGCGCTCGCTACAGCCGAGACCGTATTCCACGTCCTCGAGGTCGCCTGGATCGAGACGACCGCGTTCCTGTCAAAGACCTGGACCAGCTTCACGTCCGGCTTCCAGAAGGCCTGGAACACGGCCATCAACTGGACCACCAAGCGGCTGCTGGAACTGTGGGGCCTGTTCGACGAGACGCTCGACGTGGAAGCGGCCCAGCGGATGGCCGACCAGGACCTGGCCGACCTGAACGCCGAGATCGACCACCAGCGCGAGGCGGCCCTGGCCCAACGAGAGGCGCAGCGAAAGCAGCAGCGCGATCAGGCCAGTGAAGAACACGACGCCGCGCTCGCCGAGATCGGCCGGCAGCTCGACGAGGCCGAGAAGCGCCTGGCGGGCGAGACCGACGCGAAGGTTGCCGAGACGCGCCGCGCCCTGGCCGAGGCCCGGCGCCAGCTCGACGAGGCCATCGCCCAGGCGAAGAAGCGCCGCCACGAAGCGGAGCAGGCCGGCGGCCCACCGCGCCGCAGGCTGGGCGATCCGCTCGAAGGTCTCGAAGACCGTCTGGCCGGCATCGGCGATGCCCTGGCGCAGAAGATCAGCGTCACCGGCACGTTCAGCGCCGCGGCCGTGCACGGCCTGGGCACCGGCGGCGATGCGATGGAGCGCACCGCGCGGGCCACGGAACAGACCGCCCGCCACACGAAGCGCCTGGCCGAGGCCGCGTCCATCGGCGGGCTGACGTTCGCGTAGTCAAGCGTGCGGGCATGAACGGAGTCATGCGAGGCCCGTCACCGTCGAGGAGAAGTTCGAGAGCCGGCTGGTCACGACGGGCAACAATCCGTCGGCCGAGCTGCGCTACGTCATTCGCGGCACGAATGATGACGTGCAGGCCCGCGGCGCGCTGGCGGCGGCCGCACCGGCCACGTTCGACCTGAACGGCAACGGCCTCTTCTTTCTTCCGCGCGACAGTCTGTCCATCGAACCCGTCGGCGATCAACTGTGGGAGGGCGTCGCCCGCTACTCGAACAGCGCCCCGCAGACCGACGAGAGCGTCTTCGCCTTCGATACCGGCGGCGGCACGCAGCACATCACGCAGAGCCTCCAGACTGTCGGGGCCTACGGATCGCCAGGTCAGGCCGCGCCCAATTTCAAGGGGGCCATCGGCGTCACCGCCGACAGCGTCGAGGGCGTCGACATCACGGTGCCCGTCTATCAGTTCTCGGAGACGCACTACCTCGACGACGCCTATGTGACGCCGGCCTACAAGGGCACGCTGTTCGCCTTGACCGGCAAGGTCAACGGCGGAGGTTTCAAGGGTCTTGACCGGGGCGAGTGCCTTTTCCTCGGCGCTTCCGGCTCCAAACGCGGCTCAGGCGACTGGGAAATCAACTACCGCTTCGCCGCCAGTCCCAACGTCACCGGCCTGAACGTCGGCGACATTTCCGGCATCAATAAGAAGGGTTGGGAATATTTGTGGGTTCGCTACATGGACACCGAGGACACCTTCGCCAAGGCGCTGGTGAAAAAACCCGTCGCCGTCTACATAGAACAGGTCTATCCCTACGGCAACTTCGGCGGCCTGGGCATCTGAGGAGGAAGCGATACCCACGCTCAAACACGTCCGCCCCGGCGATCCGCTGACCATCCCGGCATCGACGTTCAACACGTTCGTCGATGCTGCGCGGGACTTTCAAGAGCGGCAGCGTAACCGCAGCCGCGATGCCCAGCGCGACTTTCGGCAGAACGGCATCGTCCTGATCCGCAATGACAGCGGCGGCGACCTGGGGCGCTTCGACATCTTGGGCATCGAAGGGCCGATAATCGACCCCATCGTGAACTCCAACGCCTTCAAGGAGCGTGTCTCGCTGCGCGGCATCGTTCCGCTACGGCGACATCGAGGGCGCTTCGCCGTGCTACTCGAGCCGATCGCGGCCTGTCGCCGCCGCGGCATCCTGCCGCTGCTCGGGCGGCCACGCGTTGGGCACGGCAGTGGGCTGGGCGTATTCCGGTATGTCGTCGAGAGTTGCATGTCGTGGTTCAGCAACTTCCGACGCCTGAAACTGTGCTATGAAAGGACCGGTGAACACTTTCAAGTCTTCCACGAACTGGCCGCCGCACTCATTCTCGCCAAAAAGCTCGGATGGACGTGACTGGTTTTGAAACAGCTCCTAAGGATGAATACCGAGTTACTTCCCGCATTCGACGCCGCCAGATCCACGTGCCCGTCAAGGTCGAGGTCCACGGCCACCACATCGCTCGGGCCGGTGCCGGCGACGAGGTCGGCGGCGACGACGTTAAAGCCGCCATTTCCATCGTTCTGGCGGATTCTGATCATGTTCCCGGAATCTAGAGCGACGGCCAGGTCGGCGACGTGATGAAGGAGTCCGCCCAGACCGCTTACTCGCTCGTCCGCAGCAACGCCGCGCGGCTTGGCATCGACCCCAAGCGCTTCGCCGAGTCCGACGTCCACATTCACGTCCCCGCCGGCGCCGTCCCCAAGGACGGCCCCAGTGCCGGAATCGCCATGTACGCCGCGCTCGTCTCGCTGCTCACCGCCCGCGCCTGCCGCAGCGACGTCGCCATGACCGGCGAGTTCACCCTGCGCGGGCTCGTCCTGCCGATCGGCGGACTGAAGTCCAAGGTGCTCGCCGCGCACCGCGCCGGCATCCGAATGATCCTGATTCCGAAGCGCAACGAGAAGGACCTGGTCGACGTCCCGGCCGACATCCGCCGGCAGCTTTCGTTCAAGCCGGTGGAGAACGTTGAGCAGGCGCTCGCTGCGGCCTTGGATCGCAGGCCCGGTTCCCCGCGCCGCCGCAAGGCCCGCCCCCGCACACCGCGGTCGACGCTCCCGCGGCGGGTTGAAAAAAGAAGGCCAGCGGGAAATGCGAGCCGGGTGTCCCCGGAAAGCCCCTTGCACAACCAGAAAACGCAGTAGTGACAGACCACTAGCGCGGCAGTTCGGTCGCCCTGCTCACTGCTACGCCGATGTGGCGCGCCGCCCACTCCATGGCTCTTCGAGTGCCTGAGTCCTTTTCCGTGGCCAGCAGGCGAGCTACTTCGTCTCGCAAACCCGCCGATGCTCTCCGTCGCAAAGCGGCGACAGCGCGAGCCCAAAGGTTCTTCAGTTTCGCGGTCACAAGGCCGGCGGTGGCGATGCGAGTCAGCTCGGCATCAACGGCCCGAACCACGGCGACGGAGACACGTGGCCGCTCGAGGATGCGACGATACGTAATCAGAAGAACGGCAACGAGTTGTCGGTCGACGCAGCGATCGCCGGAACCAGCGGCAATATCAGCGGAAAGCCGCGTGATTTCGTCTGCATCACGAACGCCCCTTCGAGCCAACCGGCGCAGGTGGTTGATCTGTGCTCGGGCCGTCTTGAACGCGGGTTCCGACAGCCGTATGTCGCGCTCCGGGCAATCATCATCATCTTCGCGAGCACGGGCGCCCCCATTTCCGTGCGCCTTCACTTCTTGCAATAATGACGAAACGGCTTCAATCTCATCATCCGCTGTCCGCATCAAAACCGCTTCCAGTGCGGTGCGCCGGCTGCCGGTGAATGATTCCGCCATCGTTCCTAGCCGTTCAGGCGTAACGGAATCGGCCATGACGAGGCTCAGCAACTCGACAAACTCCAAGTCCTCTGCCCGAATCGATTCGGTCAATTGCTCGACAGACACACCGTGCATTTCACTTACCTGGGCGACCACCTCGGGGGTCCAGATCGTCGTCTGACTGGACGAACACCGCGACGCCAGCTCCTCCAACAACTCCTGAACCTCACCATCGCCCGCTCGAGCGACGCGAACGAGAGCGCCTGCCACGGGTGCCAGTGCGTCTGGAAGAACTTCAGGATAGCTGCTGGACTCCACCTCCGAGAGGCCGCCCGTCCGGCAGAACTCTAAGAGACTCGACCGAATGGCGTCGGAGATCACTTCATCCGGTTT from the Planctomycetia bacterium genome contains:
- a CDS encoding phage tail tape measure protein; protein product: MQKAITEAAGGSKSAIDALAQLGLNVQDLVNLSPEQQFKLIADRISKIEDPMRKAALAMEIFGKSGTRLLPMIQDGAKGLEAFQEQARRLGLTISTQTAKDAALLADSLDILWRVLKQGVFIIGSALAGTVRDLANAVTRTVVTITNWIKQNRELVVWVAKVAAVVAVAGVTLIALGYLVSGIAAAFGTLAAIASGVAPCWALSARCWRRWCHPSGWSSPPP
- a CDS encoding GIY-YIG nuclease family protein, producing the protein MPAYAYILRCHDGRYYYGSTNDLIRRLALHRAGQVRATKPRLPVELVWFEEFQTPDQARQKERSLKLGRTRRKTIELLIQRFPRDRLAPFA